One Anopheles marshallii chromosome 3, idAnoMarsDA_429_01, whole genome shotgun sequence genomic region harbors:
- the LOC128713571 gene encoding protein amalgam produces the protein MGYINLLELKLLLNISLVVLLVNGHGTQTEAQPEFLAPLDNLTVTQGRDVSFTCVVNNLGQYRVAWIKSDSKAILAIHTHMVALNPRLSVTHNGHNTWKLHISHVQLNDSGSYMCQVNTDPMRHQSGNLDVVVPPDILNENEPNTLEGGVANEGGNVQLVCQATGVPEPAVQWRRENGKDIVVRTEGREKQVVKFVEGERLVLNQVQRTDMGGYLCIASNGVPPSVSKRFDVQVNFPPNVKAGNQLVAAPVESHVLLQCIVEAFPTPLNGWHKHDGMKLYEGEKYTISEEKLNAYTWQLNLTVKNLHKGDFGPYICSSINALGKSDARIRLQELHLPPKPTTTPTPYVPSTVKQPRRKQHYSTHGKGHEAGKGANTFNRDTYIINHIQENDYLGSLIVHEGNGGHGLVGMNGATMGTGNGLGGPGGTNGGLEKPRNTQMPAPIPSRQPHWILNNKSRAMDIFSHRRTVAFVSCCLLMIYSLLMLLTFT, from the exons ATGGGATACATAAATCTGCTCGAACTAAAGCTTTTGTTAAATATATCATTAGTCGTGCTGCTGGTAAACG GACATGGCACTCAGACGGAAGCACAGCCGGAGTTTTTGGCACCGCTGGACAATCTTACGGTGACGCAGGGCCGTGACGTTTCGTTCACTTGCGTCGTTAATAATCTTGGACAATATAGG GTTGCTTGGATAAAATCCGATTCGAAGGCAATACTGGCGATCCACACGCACATGGTTGCGCTAAACCCGCGCCTATCCGTCACCCACAACGGGCACAACACGTGGAAGCTGCACATATCGCACGTGCAGCTGAACGACTCCGGCAGCTACATGTGTCAGGTGAACACGGACCCAATGCGGCATCAG TCGGGCAACCTGGACGTCGTCGTGCCGCCGGACATACTGAACGAAAACGAACCCAACACGCTCGAGGGTGGTGTGGCGAACGAGGGCGGCAACGTGCAGCTGGTGTGCCAAGCGACCGGCGTACCAGAACCGGCCGTACAGTGGAGACGCGAGAATGGCAAGGACATCGTCGTACGAACGGAGGGCCGAGAAAAGCAAG TCGTAAAGTTTGTTGAGGGCGAACGGCTCGTCCTGAATCAGGTGCAACGGACCGACATGGGCGGGTATCTGTGCATAGCGTCGAACGGTGTACCACCCTCCGTCAGCAAACGGTTCGATGTGCAAGTAAACT TTCCACCAAATGTGAAGGCAGGAAATCAACTAGTAGCAGCACCGGTGGAAAGCCATGTCCTGTTGCAGTGCATCGTGGAGGCATTTCCAACCCCACTAAACGGTTGGCACAAGCACGATG GCATGAAGCTTTACGAAGGTGAAAAATACACAATCAGCGAGGAAAAGCTCAACGCCTACACCTGGCAGCTAAACTTGACCGTGAAAAATCTCCACAAGGGTGACTTTGGACCGTACATTTGCTCAAGCATCAATGCGTTGGGAAAATCGGACGCTAGGATACGTTTGCAGG AACTACACCTACCTCCGAAACCTACCACAACACCAACGCCTTACGTACCGTCAACAGTGAAGCAACCGCGTCGGAAGCAGCACTACTCGACGCACGGTAAGGGCCATGAGGCGGGCAAGGGCGCCAACACCTTCAACCGGGATACGTACATCATCAACCACATACAGGAGAACGATTATCTCGGCAGCTTGATAGTGCACGAAG GTAACGGCGGACATGGGCTGGTAGGTATGAACGGTGCGACAATGGGTACCGGCAATGGGTTGGGCGGTCCGGGCGGTACCAACGGTGGGTTGGAGAAGCCACGCAACACGCAAATGCCGGCACCGATCCCATCGCGCCAACCGCACTGGATACTGAACAACAAATCCCGCGCGATGGACATCTTCAGCCACAGGCGCACGGTCGCGTTCGttagttgttgtttgctaatgATTTATAgtctgttgatgctgctgacgTTTACATGA